gctttattgtcaattcttccacatgtacagtacatacatacagagaatcgaaactgCGTTACTGTAGAGccaaaaaatctagatcaaatataaaatataagatacaactatacaataagggaatgtaaataAGACATAtaatagaattaaaaataaagttaaataaagcagcgcaaggcacatggcagatagagtgcaaatctgattaaattgacaaagggctcaagagcagttattttatttaactgatgaggtagtagaatgacgtcagttccatgctgaatgaggtagtgagcagaccaattctgcacaaagtgactgtgtTTTAGTATACTGACAATGTAAAagtcaattatttaattttggaaaataatattacatttaatattctcCTTTATAAATAGCTACCTGTCAACAGGAGGGTTCATCACAAAGTGATTGTAATATTTGAGTCCTAGCATCAAAACGTTTGAATTTGTTTGAAATTTGAAAGTTTGAAGTCCTATGTGGAAACTAAGATGgtaaaaaagatgtgatgtgtaCCTGTGCCTGCCACTTCCTCCAATAGCCCCCCTGTCCTCTAAACGTTGGTACTCCACTCTCTGCACTGACTCCGGCTCCAGTAATAATAGTGATGTGCTTGGCATTAGCAAAATGCTCGCGAAACTCTGTTAAATCTGCAAATGAAACAAAGTGCAAACCGTTTAGATCACAGGTCATCCACTGCCAAACACACAGAAGAGAGTCTTAGAAGTGCTTTACTTGAGCTTGGTCTCGCCATCTTTGGAGCGCTCCAGTTCAGTCTGACTGCCGCACACAGCTGAGACGACAGTCCCCTACACGTCAACTGCCGCACAATCATTGAGGGTTAACTGTCACGCTGCACAGCTagaaaatccaaaaaataaacacatcaacATCCCAAAATGCAACAAACTCACTAGCAGATATATACCGAATCAGAGAATGAGATTAAAGCACTTCCTCTCTCTGTAAGGAGCTGTTCCTTTGTGTGTCCAGGAAGCAGTCTGACAGGTTGGGAAATTCTGGAATGATATCTTTCTATTCATATTCTCACAAAGCGAtaaaaactttattatttataataaaagttTCACTTTAACTTGATAATATTATGACTTACATATGTTTATTATGACTTGAGAGTTATGAAATAGATTACTATTTAtagtaaacataaaaaaactctttCGTGCATTGCTTTTTTTGAcaaaaattcaataaaacaacataaaattgTTATGTTCTTATATTTTCATTtgactaaatttaaaaaatatagttgttgttttttgctatTTAtaacatgcatgtgtatatatatatatatatatatatatatatatatatatatatatatatatatatatatgctatttttgtatatacagtatatgtactaaatatttatttaaatatacattttaacatttagaattaacatttaacattaagatTTACTACATTgttaaagttaacaaaaaaaatattttaaccatttaaatGCAATCTAGAAATATGaaaacactgaattaaaaaaaaactaaaactttttttttttaaggcttttACATAAGAGAGACTTAAGGAAATAACTGAGCATTAAAACTgacattttagtttgttttataacaatatagtaatatttaagtaaacttaaagtaTGGGTACATTTTATTGTAACTATTGTAAATATTGTAACTACTAAACTGTTTCAAACCATTAATACAAAATTGATAATATTatcaaaattaacttaaatttgaCACCACAGTGTAAGCCTTTATTTCCATTCTGTGAAAGGCCcgtgtttatttcattatttgcaGCCTATTACATTTCATCCTGTTCATTTTATTGCCAATGTGTAAATAATCAAGTTAATTAATACAATCAAGTTAAAAACACTAATTAAGTGCCTGCTTGACCTGAGCATATTTCTGAATATCTGGTATGGTATACCCCTTTATTTGACATAGTtcccaaatatatatatgcatgcacgaGACTCGTGGCACTATTGCAGGATCGCAGGAACATGAAAAGAGGACAGAACTGGGATGGTGAAAATACAAGTAAAACTTTAATAAACACATGTGGACCTTGAAGGACCTTGTGAAATGACCCCAGCTCTTCAGAGACACTAACTTCGCAAGTTCAAGTGCACAATAGTGTCCTGCTATCAAATAAGCCTATTAACTCCTTTATAATGTGAAAAACACTTGATACTGTAGGTCAAAAATGGACAACAAAGCAGCAGTAAAAGTGCAACAACCACGTGACTGTAAACGCACAGCTATCTGTCTGAAGGAAAGGAAAGTAATAAGTTACCTGACTCCTGTCACACAGACTGTGTAGATGTAGTCCGGCAGAGGGGGaggttaaatatgtatttattacagCCACTCAGTTGCTGCCATGAGCCAATGGAAGACAACAACAATAACCATATTAAGACGACAAACGTTACTCTTAACTTTCCTACTAAACACCTCTGAGGGGTTGTTGGCGGCTCAGAAAGCTCAACCCTCCATTGAGTCACGTTCAAATCTCCGAACGCATTTGGAGTTATTGGTTATATTTGTTCACTATAAAGTATAAAGGATTACGTAAAGTCATTTCAAGGATTGTTATCTGAGCAACAAGCAGACTGACTCGCcacagtaatattataaaaatcaCATTTGACAAGCCTTATCCAGTAATCACTTTCGAATGTGAGTGGTCCATCCGTATCATCGCGGAGAAAAGTAACGGCTGTCACGCGTAAATGCGGTTCTTCAGCGTCAGGCTAGACAATCATTTGCAACTGAATAATGCCATTAATAACCTTTAATAGACAAAGAATTTATATTAAAAgggtgaatattttaaatatgacaatTATTATTTAGAGACGTATTACTTGACCAATAAGAGAAGACTTCTGAGACACTAAACCCCGCccttttttacttttcattctACTCGCTGTGAGTGAAGACAGCCGGTGATGGTTAGAGCGACCTCTAGAGTGACACTGTCAGTGGTTGGATCACAATAATGAAAAATACAGCAGAACTTAGATGATTGTGATTTCATCCATAGCCTGGCAAAGTCATTTGAAGTTaatttgatattaaaaaaaaatgttgatgtaCTGTCCTCACTTTGCCCATCCGTCATCCATTTCCAATATATTGCCTCTAATTAGCAAATTATAATcagcttttatatattttgttattcatACTATAGGTCTAATGCATGTATTTGTTGTGCTTGTGAGTTGTGTAGTTGTGTTTAACAATGATTTTAAAGTTGCATGATTTATTTAGTCACACCTTTTATATCTGTgcacattacattacaaaaaccCACACCCTCTTTATCTCCCAAAGTGCCCAAAAATAATCCAGAGAGATCTTATGAAACGTCATCCTGCACGCATTCATCCAGTGGACATGAACAGACACGCACCGGAACAACCAAGAACCAACATCATGGGGTTGAtctttccagaagctttacttgtGTACTCACTGTGAATCACTTTTCTGAGGTAAAGATGAAAATACTCATTGCAAAATAACAACAACACAGATTTAATGACTTCATTAAGCTTGTGACTCCACTGAAATATGAGCACAGTGGCGCACACTGTACATGACAAACAGACTCCTCCCTTTACAATCTCATATAGCCTACAGACATTAGTGGGAGGCTCCAGCAAACGCCATACTCTCTCCACGACGCTGCTGTACAGTCTCTCTTTCACCTTAACTGTAAAAGATGGCAGAAGAAGAAGCTGGTGTTTTCGTCAACCAGGAGCAGTTCAGCTGTCCCATCTGTATGGACCTTCTGCGGGACCCTGTGACCATTCCTTGTGGACACAACTACTGTATGGAGTGCATTAAGAGCTACTGGGAACAGAAGAACCAGAAGTCGTGCAGCTGTCCAGAGTGCAGACAGACCTTCTCCCCGAGACCTGCGCTCAACAAAAACACCCTGTTTGCTGAAGTCGTTGAGAAACTGAGACAGACTGGAATGCGTTCGCCCACCATCCCTAGAGTTAAGAGTCATGAagtcattgcaaaaaaaaagcaGGACCTCGTCATGTTCTGTCAGGTGTGTCCGACTTCTCTTCTGACTTTAAATGTGATGCTAGAAACTGTATAAGAGCTAAGCATCGCAAGAGCTTTGTATTAACTTTCGTAAATAAGTCATTAAAAGATCAGTTGACCCTCAAAAGTATTTTAACACTTAATCCCTCAAATGTgtgaatgtatttaaattatatattaaaaaataatcaaattaaaaaatagCACAAGTACATTATACATTccataaataaagttttatatgATTAAACATAGATTCAATTATGAAATAGATCAAATGTGTGGGttttatatgcatataaacacacaaacaaaaacatggaacctacttttaaaatgtgttttctccaataatctttgttttatttaaaactatatatatatatatatatataatttataaaacttttttaaaaatataaatatgcattttttatttataaacatcaTTACTTTTGGAGTGAGTCACATCACTGCTTTTTTtccctaataaataataataacaaatatattaataatgatatGTCTGGCTTTTTTGCTTCATCTTGAGAGGACAGCTTCTGATTTTTAACTTtatgtctcaaaaaaaaaaaaaaaaataataatatatatatatatatatatatatatatatatatatatatatatatatatatatatatatatatatcaaattgaATCTTAATCAAATGAAAACTCTTCACAGAAgaaattttgaaaatataaaatagtacAAGTAAAACTAGGAAGCAATAAAAAGAAATCCAGTACAGTATGTGtaatgaaggagaaaaaaaaggtttgaaatgtttaaaaaccaaaacatgttggtattattaaatgtataattcaaggtttttttttggttttgtggtttcctcatcacattttttatttaattttttttttttataaatttcttcATGCATGTATCCTTTGGTCTTCAGCAAGAGCTTAAAGAGTCACAGAAGGGATGCCAGCAGGTCATAAAGGAGCGCGAGACGGAGCTACAGGATCTGAGTCATGCCATAATCTCTCTCAAGGTGAGTCTACTGACAGGAGCTGGAAAATCTTAATGGACATGTGGGATAGTGTGGGTCAGCGTATGATCCTTCATTAGTAAGAGACCCAGGGAGGCTCTTGGACTCATCACTCCTCTGGTTCTGTGACAGAGCTCTGCTCAGGCAGCAGTGGAAGAGACAGAGAAGATCTTCAGTGAGCTGATTCAGGCCATTGAGGCACTGTGTTTTGAGGTGACAGAGATGATCAAAGCAAAGGAGCAGGTGGAACTAGATGAGGCACATGGATTCATGGAGAAACTAGAGCAGGAGATCGCAGAGTTCAAGAGGAGAGACGCTGAATATGACACGCTTGCACATCTTGATGATGAAACTCAGTTCCTGAAGGTAACATCAGTGGTTCAGTGGTTCAGGGCACTAAAGTTCAGTTGTGGGTTTGGTCTAAGAGAGTTTATTTCCTCAGAGTTATGAAACACTGTGTAGTCAGCCGGAGTTGGTGACCTCTCCTGCGGTTCTAGTCAATCCGGACTTTTCTTTTGAGATGATGTCGAGAAAACTCACATATCTGAGTGAGGACATTAAAGACCTGTGCAAGAAAAAATTGGAGAAATTATCAAAAAAAGGTAAATCATCATCTGAATATGTTTGGAATAGCATGCCAACTAAAAATCTCCTTGTAAATGTATAGGTTATTCTAAATTCAtaattacattactttaatagtAATTTCACAGCAGGACTTTTCTTGTGTTAATGACCAACTGGTTAATGACAGCTGTCAGTTCACAGTAAACAAGAGCTGAACATTTTActttttactacaaaaaaaaaaatatatatatatataatatataataattaaaatatttgaataaaaaaaaaaaaaagaaaacaaatcctTATTTCCAAGATTTCAAATGGAAACCATTCACATGTGAGGTTTTCTAATCTTGCATGCTATTGTTTGAAATGTTTATGAAGTGTTTCACTTACTGTTTTTAAAGAACTGTCAGAATTCATACAGTATTAAAGAAGTGCATGCAAATATGCCGAACACTAAAACATTAAAGGAAATTGAGAAAAAAGGaaacatgaatatttaaaatgcctgcaCTGTTTATATTTTGTCTTATTATTAGTGACAAACCTGAAGTTTATTCCTACCCCTGAACCTAAAATCAGAGAGCAGTTTCTGGAAtgtgagtaacacacacacacactcaaatgtgtaacagaaaacaatacaatttgcaacagaatactgtttttgttaatctttatattctttataataATTGTCTCTGGATTTCAGATTCAGGTCCCCTGACTCTGGACCTGAACACGGCTCACAGAAACCTCAGTGTTTCCTCAGAGACAGGCGAGGTGACGTGCAGCAAAACCTCTCTGTCTGTTCCTGACCACCCAGAGAGGTTTGACGGCTATTACCAGGTCCTGTGCAGGGAGAGCGTGTCCGGCCGATGTTACTTCGAGGCAGAGTGGAGTGGGAAGGGTCCCGTGCACATCGCAGTGTCCTATGAGGACATCAGCAGGAAAGGAAAGAGCACCCTGTGTGCTTTTGGACACAACGCCCAGTCCTGGAGTCTGGTGTGCTCTGAGGATACGTATGCATTCTGGCACAATGGACGGGAAACCAAAATTCCCAAAATGCAGTGGGCTCGCAGGGCTGGCGTTTATGTCGATTTCTCTGCAGGAATTTTGGCGTTTTACAGCATCACAGACTCAATGAATCTCATCCAGGTAATTCGGACTTCATTTAATCAACCGCTCTATCCTGGCTTCAGGATTAACACTGGGTCTAGTTTAAGACTCTGTTATCCACTTTAGTGGCATGAAATGGAGTTTATTCAGTTCCCGAGTATTTGTGAGAAACATATGAAGTACGAGAGGCTGggtaatactttacaatatgGTTCCATTGGTTAACCATATTAGTTTGCAAATAACAATGAAAATGCTTCTAAAGCTTATAGaagtcttagttaatgttaatttcatcaattactaatataacattaaaatcaaaagttgtatctgttaaaatgatttaatggcctgtgctaacatgaactaacaattaacagctgcatttttatatttgtaattgtatacagtatatttgtattttaacgtaataaatatgtaaaagaaaTGCTCATTTTTCATTAACATTGTTAACTAATGggatcttattgtaaagtttcACATAAAGGACCAACACACTCTCATTGCAATTCATAACTATTATGAGTTTTGGCTAATTGGTGACTAATTCATATGCTCtcatatgtaattttttattttatttttttacgtgtTTCTGTACAAATCacatcatacaaattcatactATATTGCCACCATGTACAGCAGTTACATTTAGTGAAGGTAAGATTTGGCTGGCTGTGCTAATTGTAGAAATGTTTTCtggaaacttaaataaaataaatacaatgtttttttttatttgttatctttgttaatgtttttgtattcACCGCCTTACTCAAAAATAAATactccaaaaggttttttttgttttttttttgcagcaatgcCATTAGAGAACAGTTTTTGGTTCTCCAAACAACCTTTCAGTGAACCGAtcttaaaagaacatttatttcccCACacctaaagaaccttttgtttagtggaatgttaaatgttcttcatggaaccatcgatTCTAACGAAGAACCTTTATTTCAAGAGCGTAACCTTCACTGGTGGTCATAAAAACTGCAGTTAAATATCATTTTCAGTCACAAACTGATGAATTTACCAATCATTTTCTGGAACCAGAACTATCGTTTGTATAAAATAAGTCcacatatatttacaaaatgttcTTATTTTAGTGCTTTTGTAGttgtttgtaaatatatatttgaattatatgaCAGTAAAATATTTAACTCCAGTTCCAGAGTCTCCTTGACATTTAATATGCACAGTATAAACCTGTTAATGAACAAAAAAACTGAAGAATccaattttacaaatttatttggaAATAAAAAACATTCAACCCATTTCTATACATCCTACAGAACTGCACAGCTTTATATTCATCACAAATTCAGACATTAGTCTTCATTCTTGAAGgcaatgtgtaatttctgcacaaatggaattgcaaaaataacTCTTTCCAAACAGATTTCCCAAACACTCTTAATCTGTTATTGGTCAAACAGGCAAACAGTCATTCACACAATAGTTGAACCAATGTTGCTGTGTCAGGCTGGTTGCTTTTCACATTAACTTTCACTGTGCCGTTTAATCGAAAAAATTACATACTTGAGCTTTACTTAAAGAGATGCAGTATAAATTGCAATTACCTTTTATTCAGGCAGAAAACCTGATAATGCAAACTTTTCTTCATCTACTACTTCATTTGCACGTGCAGACAGGAATGAAATTTCAGCTAAAAAATCATGGAACTTCAATAACAgcacaataataataagcaaaaacTATGCATTTCATTCTATTGACCATATGTTTCACTAGATGATATTTTAAGTTAAGTATagtaaataaaaccattaaaagagAGTCCATGGCTGCCGGTTCATTTGCATTGATAAAATATAGTCAATCCTCAATTACAGGGACAAACCCATAGCCTCATCTTACTGGACACAGTCATAACAGTATTAAAATTTAAAGATATCTCTATGCAAGGCACAGTACTGTCACTGACAAGAAGATACAAAATATGAAGGACAGACAGCAGATTGTTTAGGGCAAATGAAAACAGAAGCTACATTCCAAAGTAAGGTGTCACCATTATAATAATGGTGCTTTATATCggaaaacacacaattttatatGACTAACACATTAGATAGGCACATCACATGTGTATATGACTCTACAACACACAATGTGTCATGTACATCCAGGAAGTCTGGTTTGTTGTTGCTTAACATCTGCAAAAGGCACAGTGTGCAAAAGCGGTCAAACAGGACATAACTTGTTCGTGTTGAATCGGTCACAACAAAGGTCAATTTGATGGATCCAGATAGAGTGTGTCTTACCAGCAGAATTCATAATCCAGGCTGCCATAACTATTTgtgcaaaagtttggggtctgtaagggtttttatgttttttgaaacATCTTTTGCCtaacaaggctgcattcatttgatttaaaaatgcaattaaaaaataaatatttaaaataaatgtattctctttaaatatatttaaaaatgtaattttttttcccatGGAGGCTAAGCTGAAGgattcagagtcacatgatcctacagaaatcattctaatatgctgatctggtgctaAAAATTGACCGAATTCTTCCcgaattctttgatgaacaggaagttcaaaagaacagcatttatttcaaacagaaatcttttgttacattataaacgtCACTTTGATCGATTGTGTCCTTACTAAATAAAAGCACTaatttcttaaagaaaaaaaacttattgaccacaaacttttgaacaggaatATATATAGTAtgaaatatatatagtataacgGTAGTAGtgtaaataatttacatataaacatttaatattaatttatagttaatgaaaaatatttaattgtatattctTATTTATAATATAAGGCACATATTAGCTCTGAGTGGACAGCCATAGCTGTATCCAGTGCACTAAATCAATACTAAACACACTGTAAAtcagtatataaaaaaagaatgtgtTTGTGAGTCATTAAAAATACTTgtataacacacacaaacacattctgtgGTGCAACTGCTGCTGGGTGCATTTAATTTCAGCTCTATTTCAACAAACAGCAGCAGAACTCTAAATCTACAGCCAGATGAGAGCATCATGTGCATATTCATCCCTGTTAAAAGGTACTTATAATGAGAGATTGTGCGTGAACATATTGCTACATTCAGACCTATTCCAGGAGAACAGGGTGAGGCTGGCCATTGAAACAGAGAAAGCCTTCAGAgagaaaatagaaaatatgtgCCATAACTTCTAGAACGTCaagaaaagttttgaaaatgtccCTTCCACTTCCCATTTTTGTTCAGTTATACTCATTCCTCAACCATGCAAatcttataatttaaatattcagaGCCATTATCTGTAACatttacaaaaactttttttaaaaatctctcTATATATCATGTATCTTAACTAAAACTAGCACAACAAAGATTAAAAAAGACAATCTGTAACAATAATGATTAGATTTGTCGGGAGGTAATCCAGTATCTAAAAGCAGGTGATCGCTGCCGGAGCCACACAGACGTTTGCATTGCATTGCAGGAAGGTCATCAGAGTGTGGTGAGGTTTTCTGCCAGATAATAAAGGCTGTATCCATTACATATGATACAGCAGAGGTTACACAGGGAGGAGAGCAGGTGATACAGCCACAGCCGACCACTCAGCTTTTTATACTTGGGGTCTGTCTCGCAGAGCTTGGCATATGCTTCCCGATTGGATGAGAGTCCGATGTCCTGACCCAATCCACAGGCCTGCTCAATCAGGTGCATGTCTGCCATGATTTCTGAGGTCATCTGACCAAACCACTGGGCATTTACTGCCGCCACAGTCACACAGACTAAAAAAATGAAgatctggggggaaaaaaaaacagaaagctgGTGGAATCAAGAGAGAGTCTGTTACTCACTGTGAACATAATGGCATTGTGTGAGAAACAGTTCATCTAATAGTTGGGGGTGGGGGGTATAATGCTGTTTCATGCATTCAGAgttgtttacactgttaaaagagttggattctcatgctacgCATGGACAACGTTTCAAAAAACTATTTGGATGTATGATGGGAGTATTTCTGTGGCAGAAATCATACTTTCAGgttcatacagtttttttttttttttttcgatcgtggcCCCTCATGACGTAGTAGACGcgggtggaactccttatatgggcATTTCTCCCGGAAGAGCACGCCCGCGTGCACATCGACCGGAGTGAGAGCAGATCGCGGCCATCAACGCGCTTCATCTGGCAGCACTACTCCACGGTACTCGCCCAGGAAGAATGTCtccaaaaagagtgtttttggtTGTCAGGGAATGATAACTTTGTTCAGCTTCAACAGCTTTTGTTCAACAGCTTTTGTTCAACGTTTTATAAACAAGGTCAAGTtcgatgctggatttgcacatctttTGATACTGAAAGATGGAGCGGTCCCAGCTATAAAAGATCCCAGTCATGATTCAGGTAGGTGGTAAGGTAAGTGAAACGGCAGcaaatgtctgtgtttttttgGCATTAGGCGCTCAAGTGCTCATCACTCTTTAACTCCGCCCacagcacgcctccaggagctcggctttttgcGGAGAGAATCGTAAAGCAGTATCTTTCTaacactaaagactttttggaaatATGAAGGAttcagtactactctataggtactcaagattaacatgagattgggtgaaactgtgtgtgttatgtaccctttaataaTTCAGACTGAtccagttctcaaattcaatccAAAGATTCAGTCACACTGGTTTTTAGCTCAGGTAAAGCTAAAGGAATTGTctgttaataataaacatttggaTCTTCTTGTGttctttttaaaacttaaatgttcCAGTCTCTATTTATTGCAATCGGATGGAAAAGAACGACAAgctaatttttcaaaatatctcttTTTTTGTTCCTCAGAAGAATAGAAATtcaacaggtttggaatgacatgatgttcataatttttgggtgaactattcaaaTAACATCTTTTCACAATATCTGGGAACGTTATGTTCTGAATACCTGGAAGGCCTCTTTGTCATccagcatgttgctaggatggtACATGGCAAAGATGGTGAGGTTGAAGAAAGCGCAGGCTGAGCCGATATGCAGGTAAAACGGAAAGAGCCGGCTCTGGATGAAGCCAAACGTGTGTCGGTTCAGATGGCTGTCCATTAcaaagcctgaaaaaaaaaaaacatttaattaagttAACCTAACATCAAAACCTTGTTTATAACAGAATACTAGTTTCATGTATAAAACTATCCTTGTTCGAAAAGAAGTACACTCCagcatactttttaaaatagtACTTATGGAAAAATATACCTTGAAAGAATGTACCTAAGTGCAAACTGAATTTAAGGTTTTCAGACACTTATCCGCAATTTACaactacataaaaatatattataattaaaatgtattttaaaatgcaactgttgaccaacttaagtacatctttaatTGTAATTACTTCTACTGTCTttgatatacatttataaattgttctactgaataaacaaacaagcatttatggtcaactgaaatatttctatttaaatgtgtaatacatttaaatatatttgtaattactcaTTTGAATTGAAGAAGCAGCAatttagtacacacacacacacacacgtatatatatacacacacacacacacacacacacacacacacacacttatttaaatgtaaatgtgaacgaTAAATGTAATATAGCTAAAATTATAATGAGGTACTGAtgatttagtatgttagtcaacacattgtattttttttaaagcatgacaaaagataaagtaaaattattttatattatacttaaAGTAAAAGTGTACTCtctttaagtggccttttattaatattacatattataatttttttttttttacacaactttCTTAAAAGTAGCCTACACTAGAATCATTCTATTAATGATCTGCCATCAATGAAATGCAATGAAAAACAGTGATCACACCTACCTGATATGAAGGTGACCCATATCTGCATTCCCCAGAAGGTGGAGAGAAACACGAGGTGAAGGAGTTTGGCAG
The genomic region above belongs to Carassius carassius chromosome 18, fCarCar2.1, whole genome shotgun sequence and contains:
- the ftr85 gene encoding tripartite motif-containing protein 16-like protein, with translation MAEEEAGVFVNQEQFSCPICMDLLRDPVTIPCGHNYCMECIKSYWEQKNQKSCSCPECRQTFSPRPALNKNTLFAEVVEKLRQTGMRSPTIPRVKSHEVIAKKKQDLVMFCQQELKESQKGCQQVIKERETELQDLSHAIISLKSSAQAAVEETEKIFSELIQAIEALCFEVTEMIKAKEQVELDEAHGFMEKLEQEIAEFKRRDAEYDTLAHLDDETQFLKSYETLCSQPELVTSPAVLVNPDFSFEMMSRKLTYLSEDIKDLCKKKLEKLSKKVTNLKFIPTPEPKIREQFLEYSGPLTLDLNTAHRNLSVSSETGEVTCSKTSLSVPDHPERFDGYYQVLCRESVSGRCYFEAEWSGKGPVHIAVSYEDISRKGKSTLCAFGHNAQSWSLVCSEDTYAFWHNGRETKIPKMQWARRAGVYVDFSAGILAFYSITDSMNLIQVIRTSFNQPLYPGFRINTGSSLRLCYPL
- the si:ch211-121a2.4 gene encoding transmembrane protein 205 codes for the protein MSTDREPPVTAKLLHLVFLSTFWGMQIWVTFISGFVMDSHLNRHTFGFIQSRLFPFYLHIGSACAFFNLTIFAMYHPSNMLDDKEAFQIFIFLVCVTVAAVNAQWFGQMTSEIMADMHLIEQACGLGQDIGLSSNREAYAKLCETDPKYKKLSGRLWLYHLLSSLCNLCCIICNGYSLYYLAENLTTL